In Helicobacter bilis, a genomic segment contains:
- the glmS gene encoding glutamine--fructose-6-phosphate transaminase (isomerizing) has translation MCGIVGYIGDRDKKSVILNGLKELEYRGYDSAGMAVLQNEKIQSFRAVGKLENLSEKLQNISFEGYGLAIGHTRWATHGKPTECNAHPHSGTQSAIIHNGIIENYKELKEELQAKGVCFQSQTDTEVIVHLFESYTQTLSPKEAFEATIKRLQGSFAILLITKLDSNRIFYAKQHSPLLIGFNKNNPNEVFFASSDAALIGLIDSVIYLDDGVYGSISVDEIQNLKYEIEPFNASKEKAQKDGYRYFMEKEIYEQESVLLETMVGRVSEGSVCFEELDSNFFNAFKSIAICACGTSYHSALVGKYLLERKARIRTTTHIASEFRYAKPMLESDELFIVISQSGETADTLQALKLAKEKGLKTLVICNVDNSSMVRLADYCLLTRAGTEKGVASTKAFATQVMVLWIFSVLLGYKRGCIDSIGLKSETRAMLHARSATHINQNLHEKIKRLSKRYLHGHGFFFIGRDIFYPLALEGALKLKEISYLHAEGYPSGEMKHGPIALADSELFTLALMPKNLLYEKNKSNVEELIARDSTICAISPIDFELADDIVKIPQFESYMEEFFSMMVVLQLLALEIAVRLNNDVDMPRNLAKSVTVE, from the coding sequence ATGTGTGGTATCGTTGGATATATCGGTGATAGAGATAAAAAAAGTGTGATTTTAAATGGTTTAAAAGAGCTAGAGTATCGTGGGTATGATAGTGCTGGTATGGCGGTTTTGCAAAATGAAAAGATTCAGTCTTTTCGCGCGGTAGGAAAGCTAGAGAATTTGAGTGAGAAGCTACAAAACATATCATTTGAGGGCTATGGATTAGCCATAGGGCATACGCGTTGGGCTACGCATGGCAAACCAACAGAATGCAATGCACACCCGCATAGTGGCACACAAAGCGCGATTATCCATAATGGAATCATTGAAAATTATAAGGAATTAAAAGAAGAGTTACAAGCAAAAGGCGTGTGCTTTCAAAGTCAAACAGATACAGAAGTAATCGTGCATTTATTTGAATCTTATACGCAAACTCTCTCGCCAAAGGAAGCCTTTGAAGCAACGATTAAGCGATTGCAAGGCTCTTTTGCAATTCTACTTATCACAAAACTAGATTCTAATAGAATCTTTTACGCAAAACAGCACTCCCCACTTCTAATCGGCTTTAATAAAAATAATCCTAATGAAGTCTTTTTTGCAAGTAGTGATGCAGCACTTATAGGGCTTATAGATAGCGTGATTTACCTTGATGATGGGGTGTATGGAAGCATTAGTGTAGATGAAATACAAAACTTAAAATATGAGATAGAGCCCTTTAATGCGAGTAAAGAGAAGGCACAAAAAGATGGCTATCGCTATTTTATGGAAAAGGAAATATACGAGCAAGAAAGCGTTTTGCTTGAGACAATGGTGGGGCGAGTGAGTGAGGGGAGCGTGTGTTTTGAAGAGCTAGATTCTAACTTTTTTAATGCCTTTAAAAGCATTGCGATTTGTGCGTGTGGGACGAGCTATCATAGTGCATTAGTCGGCAAGTATCTTTTAGAGAGAAAAGCAAGAATCCGCACGACAACGCATATTGCAAGTGAGTTTCGCTATGCAAAGCCTATGTTAGAATCTGATGAGCTTTTTATCGTTATCTCACAAAGTGGTGAGACTGCTGATACACTTCAAGCCCTAAAACTTGCAAAAGAAAAGGGATTAAAAACACTTGTGATATGCAATGTGGATAATAGCTCGATGGTGCGTTTAGCGGATTATTGTCTGCTTACAAGGGCTGGGACGGAAAAAGGCGTGGCAAGCACAAAGGCATTTGCAACACAAGTTATGGTGCTATGGATTTTTTCAGTGTTGCTTGGATATAAAAGGGGCTGTATAGATTCTATTGGCTTAAAGAGTGAGACACGCGCAATGCTACATGCAAGAAGTGCTACACATATAAATCAAAATCTACATGAAAAAATCAAGCGATTATCAAAGCGATATTTGCATGGACATGGCTTTTTCTTTATCGGTAGGGATATTTTCTATCCACTCGCATTAGAGGGGGCATTGAAGCTAAAAGAGATTAGCTATCTACACGCAGAGGGCTATCCTAGCGGGGAGATGAAGCATGGTCCTATAGCCCTTGCTGATAGTGAGTTATTCACTCTTGCGCTTATGCCTAAGAATTTATTATATGAAAAAAATAAAAGCAATGTAGAAGAACTCATTGCAAGAGATTCTACAATCTGTGCGATTAGTCCCATTGATTTTGAACTCGCTGATGATATAGTAAAGATTCCGCAATTTGAAAGCTATATGGAAGAGTTTTTCTCCATGATGGTTGTATTGCAACTTTTAGCATTAGAGATAGCAGTGCGGCTTAATAATGATGTGGATATGCCACGAAATCTCGCTAAAAGCGTTACGGTTGAATGA
- a CDS encoding glycosyltransferase family 9 protein translates to MQKRGGGGNSKLILINPFSHTATHTLPLESYIEIIAHISNMQNCIPVVAAYPQIHDYFLEALSTWKNETKQEISNLIIFQNDDDILNLAALIEEMDYVISPSTGTIHLASNLGVPTIGLFSAYDTKKWGTKSKQYVILPYEKTQMNENDIQQAITQTLHILQENIKNE, encoded by the coding sequence ATGCAAAAACGAGGGGGGGGGGGTAATTCTAAACTCATTTTAATTAATCCCTTTAGTCATACAGCCACACATACGCTTCCTTTAGAATCTTACATAGAGATTATAGCCCATATTAGCAATATGCAAAATTGTATCCCAGTCGTTGCTGCCTATCCACAAATACATGACTACTTTTTAGAAGCACTATCTACATGGAAAAATGAAACTAAGCAAGAAATTTCAAATCTTATTATCTTTCAAAATGATGATGATATATTAAATCTTGCTGCATTGATAGAAGAAATGGATTATGTCATTAGCCCAAGCACAGGCACAATACATCTTGCTTCAAATCTAGGCGTGCCAACAATAGGATTATTTTCAGCGTATGACACAAAGAAATGGGGGACAAAGAGTAAGCAATATGTGATTTTACCTTATGAAAAAACGCAAATGAATGAAAATGATATACAACAAGCCATAACACAAACATTGCATATATTGCAAGAAAATATTAAGAATGAATAA